Proteins from a genomic interval of Undibacterium parvum:
- a CDS encoding IS3 family transposase (programmed frameshift), whose protein sequence is MSKYTKQFKVSVVEHYLTGAAGLKDVAKCYDLAHSVLARWVAMYRLRGADGLDKKYSHYDAQFKLSVLQHMWKHQLSYTQTELLFDIRGPGRLRIWEQHYDSGGIEALTPRKSAPPKIMTTDTTKKPPASIDVEDQRTHEDLLAEVKYLRMENAYLKKLKAFSSATSANSIDQKAQIVQELRQQYPITDLLALAGLARSTFYYQQKAQLVRDKYTDLKKSIHTLYERHQGRYGYRRITAALQQLGTFVNHKTIQRLMQELGLKSLVRIKKYRSYKGDVGRAAPNILQRQFDAQEANQKWVTDVTEFKVAGEKLYLSPVMDLYNGEIIAFETSKRPVFEMVSKMLKKALARLKVKDKLILHSDQGWQYRMPAYQRLLEQNQVEQSMSRKGNCLDNAAMESFFAVLKTEYFYLNKFTTVEELQNGLVAYIQYYNHDRIKLKLNGLSPVQYRTQASMA, encoded by the exons ATGAGTAAGTACACAAAGCAATTCAAAGTATCCGTTGTTGAACACTATTTAACGGGGGCGGCTGGTTTAAAAGATGTCGCAAAATGCTACGATCTGGCACATTCAGTGTTGGCCAGATGGGTTGCCATGTATCGTTTGCGTGGCGCAGACGGTCTAGATAAAAAGTACAGTCATTACGACGCGCAGTTTAAGCTCTCTGTCTTGCAACACATGTGGAAGCATCAGCTCTCTTACACTCAAACGGAGCTCTTGTTCGATATTCGTGGTCCAGGTCGTCTTCGCATCTGGGAACAGCATTATGATAGCGGCGGCATTGAGGCCCTTACTCCACGCAAATCTGCACCACCCAAGATCATGACAACGGACACAACTAAAAAACCACCCGCATCCATTGACGTAGAAGACCAGCGAACCCATGAGGATTTACTGGCCGAGGTAAAGTACCTGCGCATGGAGAACGCCTACCTAAAAAAGTTGAAAGCCT TTAGTTCAGCAACAAGCGCAAACAGCATCGATCAAAAAGCGCAGATAGTGCAAGAACTAAGGCAGCAATACCCCATCACAGACCTGCTCGCGCTGGCTGGTCTGGCACGCAGTACATTTTATTATCAGCAGAAAGCGCAGCTGGTGAGGGATAAGTATACGGATTTAAAGAAGAGTATCCACACGCTGTACGAGCGCCATCAGGGACGTTATGGCTATCGCCGCATCACTGCGGCACTTCAGCAATTGGGCACGTTTGTGAATCACAAAACCATACAGCGGCTTATGCAGGAATTGGGATTGAAGTCACTGGTCAGAATCAAAAAATACCGCTCGTACAAGGGCGATGTGGGACGTGCTGCACCGAATATTTTGCAGCGTCAATTTGATGCACAGGAGGCAAATCAAAAATGGGTAACGGACGTCACTGAGTTCAAGGTCGCCGGAGAAAAACTATATCTCTCACCGGTGATGGATTTATATAACGGAGAAATTATTGCCTTTGAGACGTCAAAGCGACCTGTCTTTGAGATGGTCAGCAAGATGCTCAAGAAGGCATTGGCTAGGCTGAAAGTTAAAGATAAATTGATACTCCATTCGGATCAGGGCTGGCAATATCGCATGCCCGCCTACCAACGCCTGCTTGAACAAAATCAGGTGGAGCAAAGCATGTCGCGAAAGGGAAATTGTTTAGATAACGCAGCGATGGAGAGTTTTTTCGCGGTGCTAAAAACCGAGTATTTTTATTTAAATAAATTTACGACTGTAGAGGAACTTCAGAATGGTTTGGTAGCCTATATTCAGTACTATAATCACGATCGTATTAAGTTGAAACTAAACGGCTTGAGTCCGGTGCAATACCGAACTCAAGCCTCTATGGCATAA